Part of the Sinorhizobium sp. BG8 genome, GCGGGCTTGATGCCGAAAACTTCGAACGCGCTCTCGTAAAGGGCGCCGAGGCTTCCGGAGGCGACGAGTGCGATCGGCGTGCCGGCCGGCATTGTACCGAGCGCGCCGGCAAGCTCAACACCGATCAGTGTTCCCGAGAGCCTCGCCTTGGCGTCGGCATTCGCAAGCTTGTCCAGGAGCTGGCCTGCGCGCACGGCGAATAGCCTGCTGGTGAAAAGCGCCGGATCTGCGCGCACGGCGCTGACGGCATCGCGGAATGCACTGCCCGTTCCGTCCACCGCGCCGCCATCGGCTACGGAGTGGCTGAGGATCGTGTGTTTCGAGAGCGCATCGAAGATCTCGCCGGTCATGAAGGTCGAAAAGCCGCTGACGCTGTCGCCCTCGACGCGGACCCACTTGCTGTGCGTGCCAGGCATGCAGACCAGATGCCGGCCGCCACCCAGTCCGTCGAGCGCTCCAAGAAGCTGCGTTTCCTCGCCTCGCATGACGTCCGGCGACGCGCCGCGCTGGGCAAGCCCCGGCAGGATGCGGATGTCCGCGGATGTGCCCGGTACGCTGACGGCCGCGGCCGGAATTGATGCAAGGGCGGCCGGTGTGTCGATGTATCCCGCCTCGGTCCAGCCCTGCCGCGCGCCTGCCATACCGCAGATGATCACGGGAAGGCCCGACGGCGCTCCTGCTGCATCGAGATGCGCATCGAGGACTTTGGCGAAGCCGGCCGTGGCCGCCGTCGTCATGCCTTCGCCGCTCCGCCGCTCGGCAATGACTGTTCCATCGGAAGCCATGAGCCAGAGTCGGAAACTGGATGTTCCCCAGTCGACGGCGACATAGGCTGGTGTGGTCATCAGAGAACTCCTCCGTCTACGACGATTGATTGCGCGGTCATGCCGGCCGAGGCGGATGATGCAAGGAACAGGCACGGCCCGACCATGTCTTCCGGAACGAGTGCGCGCTTCAGGCACTGTTGTTCCAGCATCGAGGCGATCGCCGCCTCATCGATCCACAGCCGCCTTTGGCGCTCGGTCAGCACCATTCCCGGCAGAATGGCGTTGACGCGGATGTTTTCCGGTCCGAGCCGCCCGGCAAGTGATTTCGTCAGGCCGATGATCGCGGCTTTCGCCGTTGCATAGGCGGGCAGCTCACCCATGTTGAGCATGAAGGCGATCGACGAGAAGGTGACGATCGAGCCTCCGCCCGCGGCCCGCATGTATGGCAGGACGGCCTGCGCTGCGAAGAAGTGATGACGCAGGTTCACGGCCTGGTTCTCGTCCCAATATTCCGGGGTCACGGTTTCGAGGTCGTGCCGGTCGTCGCGCGCCGCATTGTTCACGAGGACGGATACGCCTGCCGTTGCCTCGGCGGCGGATGATATTGCGCTGCGCAACTGGTCGATATGACGGATGTCCGCCTTGGCGAAAAAGGGCCGGTGGGCAACCTCGGGCGCGAGGTGCTCGGCGAGCGCACGGCCTTCCTCTTCCGCAATGTCGATGAACCCGACCCGTGCTCCCTGGCGGGCGAAGGCTTCCACGAGGTTCGCGCCGATGCCGGTGGCGCCGCCCGTGATGAGCACCCCCTGTTCTTGAGGTCAGTGAACTCTTGATTTGACATTGACGTTACGGCCTCCCTCCGCATCCCGAGCGCCCAAAAGTTCCACTAATTGGAACACGGTTTGATTATTTGGAATTCATCGTCTACAATCCGGGCCGTGTCAAGCGAGCAGGAAGTACACGAGATGGAAGTTGGCCCCGAAATCGATGCGCAAAACGAGGCGAGGGGCACCGGTACGCTCGGAAAGGCAATTTCCGTCCTCGAATTGGTGGCGCTCGCCGAGCGCCCGCTGCGCTTCACAGACATTCTGGCCCTTGCCGGCCAGCCCCGCGGAACCCTGCACCGGCAGCTGTCGCACCTCGTGGAGGAAGGGCTTCTCGAGCTTCGGTCCGATCACTGCTACGAACCGGGCATCCGCATGCTCAAGCTCGCATCCAACGCCTGGGCGCGAAACCAGTTCCGCACGGTGGCCGAACCCCATTTGCGGGTTCTTCATGGGCATACGGGGGAGACCGTTCATCTCGGCGTGCTGCGTGGCCGGGAAATCATCTATCTCGACAAGGTCGAGAGCCACCAGGCCGTACGGATGAATTCGCAGATCGGCAACGCCTCACCGGTCTACTGCACGGGTGTCGGCAAGGCGGCGCTTTCCGTTCTCGCCGAGGAGGAGCTGAAAACGCTTCTCGCGACACTCGATTTTCGCCGATACACGCCGAACACCCTGTGCGATCCCGCAGCACTCGCCGCGGACATCGCTGAAATTCGAAAGTCGGGTTACGCCTTCGATCGCGAGGAGCACGAGCCAGGGATTCGCTGCGTCGCATCGCCGATCCACGCTGGAGACCGGTCGCTGGTCGGAGGCATATCCGTGACAGGGCCCGCCTATCGCGTATCTATGGAGATGCTGGAGGACTGGGCGCCCCATGTTCAGCGGGCTTCGCGACGCATCATGGAGGATATGTCGGCCCGGCTCGGGCCACAGCGCCAGATCAATTTCTGAGCGGACCCATGGGATGCGCGGGTTGTCTTGACGGCGGAATTTACGGTAAATTAGAAAATGGCGCTGGACGCGAGGGACGCACGTCATCTAGCTTTCCCTCGGACGGGCGAATCTTTTGATTATGCTCGGCCGCGGCTGGGGGGCGGCGGTAAGATGACACGCATGAGCACTGGGACAAGGGGTTCCTCAGGCGAGATCGCGAGGCATGTTGCGCCGGAAGGGCGCAGTGTGCAAATGCAATTGCTGGGGTAAGGCTGAAATGGCTGATCGATCCTTGGAGTACATCCATGTTTCCCCGTCATTGTGGGTGAAACGGTTTTCGGAAGCCGCCTGCGAGGCGGAAATTGCTCGGTTGCTTTCCGAGATCACCGAAAGCTACGGTCTCAAGTGCTACCTGCTCATCAACATTCCCTCTGAAACGTCCACGGAGTTCGCGTCGAGCGTGTTGCTGACGACGTGGCCCGCAAGCATGCTTCGCGGCTATGACCAGGCGGGCCTGATCTACGGAAGCCCGATCCTGAACCGGTTGCGCCGCAGCACGGCGCCGTTCCGTTACGAGGTCGGACGAAGCAATGGCCGGCGACGGGATGGAAAGGCGCAGATCGCCACGGAACTTTTCGGCCAGCACGGCATGCAGCGCGGCGCCTATTTTCCGGCCCACAGCACCAGCGGTCAGTGCGGCGCACTTGCGTTCTGCGGCGATCGGGAGAGCCTGTCGAGCCGTGAGATGACGGAACTCAACGCCATTGCGAACCTGGCTTTCGGCAAAGTTTTTGATCTCAGGGCGGAAGCCGCGTCCCGCGCATCGCTTTCGCGCCGCGAGATCGAATGTCTGTCCTGGGCATCCGCGGGCAAGACGAGCGTGGAAATGTCGGAAATTCTTGGACTGTCCGAATATACCGTCAACCATTACCTCAACCGCGCCACGAGGAAACTCGATGCCGTCAACCGCGTGCAGGCTGTCGCCAAGGCCGTGCGCGCAGGGTTGCTCTCGTGACGGGGTGTGGTGTGCTGAAAATTGGCTTAAGGTTTTATTTTAGTGATGTGTCACATTGGGTGGCGGACGGAATTGGCGCATGATGGAGGCTGACGAAACGAGCGCCGGGAGCAACAGTGACGTGCTGGACGTGGGGAGCGAGATCGCGCGTCTCGAGACGCAGTTCGATATCGTGCGTTACATGCGCCGTAAGTGTGAGGAATTCGGCCTCAAGTACTTCAACGCATTCACCCTCCCGGGTTTTGAGGTCGAAAAGCTCTCGGCTCATTCGATCGTCAGCAATTGGCCCCAGGAAATATCCGCCAAGTACGACGCCCTGCGCATGGTCCGCCACAGCGCGAGCATCCGCCGGCTTCGCGAGACCACCGTGCCATTCTCCTACGACATGTTCGAATGGGTCGGGGAATCGAGCCTGACTTCGGAGTTCGGCGAATTGCAGGCGGTGCTCGAAAGGCACGGCATGATGGCCGGGCACTTCTTCCCCGTCCATGACGCCTTCGGAAACCGCGGCGCGGTCGTCTGGTGCGGCGAGAGCCCCGAGCTCGACTTCGACGACCGTCTGGTTCTGCAGATGATCTCGATCCACATCTTCAACCGACTGGCGGAAATCGGTGCGGCGTGGAAAACCGGCCAGGTGGTGCTGACGGAGCGGGAGATACAGTGCCTCGGTTGGACGGCTGCAGGAAAGACCAGCCTGGAGATCGCCGAAATACTGGGTCTTTCCGAACATACTGTGAATCACTATTTGAATCAGGTGACCCGCAAGCTCGAGGCGGTCAATCGTACCCAGGCGGTGGTAAAAGCCATTCGCAGGGGCCTGATCACCTGATCTTGAGGGCAGCGGCCGAGGGGGCGTTCTTCGTCTTCGTCGGCATGTCTGGCATCTGCATGTTCCATTCCGGCAGCGGTTGCTCTAATTCAGCACCATGACGTGCCTCTTTGTCCCTGTGGGCCAGGCGCGAACGTTGAATGCTCTTTGCGAGGAAGACATGCCTGAAGTGACCAAGGAACAGGTACTGGAGAAACTGAGGACGGTTCGCGGCCCGGACATGGAGGGCAACATCGTCGACCTCGGTCTGGTTTCGGACGTCTTCCTTTCCGACGGAAAAGCCTACTTCTCCATCACCGTTCCAGCCGAGCGCGCCAAGGCGCTCGATCCGATGCGCGCCGCCGCGGAAAAGGTCGTGCGCGAAATTCCCGGAATAAAGGGCGCAATGGTCGCGCTGACCGCGGACAAGAGGGCGGCTTCCGGTGCCGCGGCTCCCGCGGCCCGCGCCGAGACCGCCGCTCCGCCGGCAGGTCAACCGCCTCACGCGCACGGCCACGCGGCGCCACCGAAGGCAAAGTCCGGCATTCCTGGCGTCGGGGCGATTATCGCTGTCGCCTCCGGCAAGGGCGGGGTCGGCAAGTCGACCACTGCGGTGAACCTCGCGCTGTCGCTGAAGGCGAACGGCCTGCGGGTCGGCATTCTTGACGCCGACATCTACGGCCCCTCGATGCCGCGCCTCCTGAAAATCTCGGGCCGGCCGCAGCAGATCGAAGGGCGCCTGATCCGTCCCATGGAAAATTACGGCATCAAGGTGATGTCGATGGGATTCCTCGTGGACGAGGAAGTGGCGATGATCTGGCGCGGCCCGATGATCCAGTCGGCGCTTCTCCAGATGCTGCGCGAGGTCGCATGGGGCGAGCTCGACGTGCTGGTCGTGGACATGCCGCCTGGCACCGGCGATGCCCAGCTGACCATGGCCCAGCAGGTGCCGCTTGCGGGCGCGGTTATCGTCTCGACCCCGCAGGACCTTGCTCTCATAGATGCCCGCAAGGGCCTGAACATGTTCAACAAGGTCGAGGTGCCGGTTCTCGGCATCATTGAAAACATGAGCTATTTCATCGCGCCGGATACTGGCAACCGCTATGACATCTTCGGTCATGGCGGCGCGCGCAAGGAGGCCGAGAAGATCGGGGTGCCTTTCCTCGGCGAGGTCCCGCTGACCATGGATATCCGCGAAACATCCGATCTCGGAACGCCGGTCGTGGTTTCCAATCCCGATGGCGCCGCCGCTCAGACCTACCGCGAAATCGGTCGGCGGGTATGGCAGCAGCTGGAGGAAACGAGGCGCTCCGTCAGCCGCGAAGCGCCCCAGATCATCTTCGAGTGAGTGCCGACGCTCCGGTGCGTTAACAAGTGCGGCGGAAAGGTGGCACTTGATTTTAATGTTGCACTGCGCAATATCCCGGTTGACCGTGCCTCTGTGCGTGGAAAGATAAAGCAGGAGTTTAGGTGATGGTTCTCTGGAGCACCATCCGTCCGTGATCACGGTCTTCCGCTCGAACGGAGAGGCGCGTACCTTGTCCCTTCCATCCGTGGAAGAGGCGCCTCCAAGCCTCGATGGCGCGGTATGGATTGATTTGCTCAGTCCAACTCGCGAGGAGGAGGATTTTGTCGAGCGCCTGCTTTCGATCGACGTGCCGACCCGTGAGGACCTGAAGGACATCGAGCCCTCGAGCCGTCTCTTTACGGAAAACGGCGCGGTCTACATGACGGCGTCGCTCGTCTGGAAGGCCGACAGTGAATTGCCCGAGCTCACCGACGTCGCCTTCATCCTCGTCGGCGATCACCTTGTGACGATCCGCTATGCGGAACCCAAGTCCTTCGGTCTTTTCAAGGCGGCAATGCACAGGATCCCGGGAGGCTGTGTATCCGGGCCGGTCATGATCACGCGGCTTCTTGAGACCATCGTCGACCGGACGGCAGAGATCCTCGAGCGCTCGGCAACGGAGGGGGATGCTCTCTCCCGGCAGGTCTTCGGCGACAAGCAGCAGGTCACGCGCCGCCCGCAACGCTATCTTGAAGACCGCCTGATGGCGGTCGCCGGACACCAGCGGCTGGTGGCGCTGACGCAGAACAGCCTCATGACCCTCCTTCGGTTGGTGGGCTATCTTCGTACCGTTCCGGCCCTCCAGCAGGACAAGGAGAGTCGCGAGCTCTGCAGGTCGGTCTCGCGGGATCTGCAGTCCCTCTCCGAACACGCTTCGTTCATCGGCGGCAATACCACCTTCCTTCTTGATGCGTCCCTGGGGCTCATCAATCTGGAGCAGAACGCTATCATCAAGATATTCTCGATCGCATCCGTGGTGCTCTTGCCGCCCACGCTGATCGCATCGATCTACGGCATGAACTTTGACCACATGCCCGAGCTGCACTCGACCTACGCCTATCCGGTTTCGCTCGTCGCGATGGTCGTGTCGGCTGTCATCCCCTTCTTCTTTTTCCGCTGGAAAGGCTGGCTCTGAGAGCCTGTTTATACCAATGCACACAAACCCCGGACATACCGCGTCGGGCCATTCGCGTCTTCGTACCCTGTTCATGCTGTCTCTGGGTTCGGTTGGCGTCGTCTATGGCGATATCGGCACGAGTCCGCTCTACGCATTTCGCGAGGCCCTGCGGCCTGTCGCCGAGGGTGGCGTCACCCACGAAGAGGTTATCGGCCTCATTTCGCTGATGATCTGGACGCTGACCGTCATCGTCACACTGAAGTACGTGCTTTTTCTTCTTCGCGCCGACAACCAGGGCGAGGGCGGCACGCTATCGCTTCTTGCACTGCTGATGAAGACCGGCAGTCGGCACGCCTCCCTGCTGTTCGTCATGGGCATTGCCGGCGCGGCGCTTTTTCTCGGCGATGCGATGATCACGCCAGCCTTGTCCGTGCTCTCCGCTGTCGAAGGTCTGAAGCTCGTAACGCCAGAACTCAGCGACTACGTCGTACCCATATCGGTCCTGATCCTGGTGGTCCTCTTCGCCGTCCAGTCGCTGGGGACTGCGGCAGTCTCGAAGTTCTTCGGGCCCATCACCGCGATCTGGTTCATCGTTATGGGCGGGATTGGCATCTATCACGTGCAGGACGATCTCAGCATCCTCGCAGCGTTCAATCCCCTGCATGCCGTCCTGTTCATGTTTGACGAGGGCTACATCGGGCTCGTCGTGCTGGGTGCCGTGTTCCTGACGGTCACGGGTGCGGAAGCGCTCTATGCCGATCTCGGTCATTTCGGCCGCCGCCCCATCCAGTGGGCCTGGTTCTGTCTGGTGTTTCCCGCTCTGACCCTGAACTATCTCGGGCAGGGTGCGCTGGTGCTGAAGCACCCGGAAGCCGCGTCGGACCCGTTCTTCCTTATGTTTCCGAAATGGGCGCTGCTTCCCGCCGTTATCCTGGCGACCGCATCGACCATCATCGCGAGCCAGGCGGTCATAACCGGCGCGTTCTCGCTGACACGCCAGGCAATCCACCTCGGCTTCCTGCCGAGAATGGAGATTTTCCATACGTCTGAGACGCAGACCGGGCAGATCTACCTTCCGATGGTCAACGCGCTGATCCTGTTTGGCGTGATGGTGCTTGTCTTCATGTTCGGAAGTTCGGAAGGGCTGGCGACCGCCTACGGCATCTCCGTCACGGGGGCCATGGTCGTCACCACGGTCATGGCGTTCGAATTCCTGCGTGTGCGCTGGCGCTGGAGCGTGCTCTGGGCGCTCTCCGTGCTTCTGCCGCTGCTGGCACTGGAATTCACTTTCCTTGCGGCAAACCTTCTGAAGATCCATGACGGCGGTTATGTGCCGGTCATCATAGCCGGCGCTGCCATGGTGGTCATGTGGACCTGGACGCGTGGCACCAAGATCCTTCGGGAAAAGACCCGGCGCATCGAGGTTCCGCTGGCATCCTTCGTCAAGTCGATCGAGAGAAAGAGCGAGCATGCACCGGTCACGGTCAATGGCACGGCCATCTTCCTGACAAGCGATCCGGATTTTGCACCCGCGGCGCTGATGCACAACATCAAGCACAATCACGTGCTGCATGAGCAGAATTTCATTCTCACGGTCCGCACGTCCAACACGCCGAAGGTGTCGCCGGCCGAGCGCTGCGTGACCCGCAAGATTTCTGATCGCTTCTCGTGCATTGAGCTGCACTTCGGTTTCATGGAAACGCAGAACGTCTCGCAATCGCTGGCCCTTTTCCGCAAGTGCGGAGTGAAGTTCGACATCATGTCGACCTCGTTCTATCTTGGCCGACGCAAGCTGGTGCCTGATGCGCAGTCTGGCATGCCCCGCTGGCAGGATCGTCTCTATATTTCGCTGGCCAATGCGGCGACCGACCCATCGGACTACTTCCGTCTGCCGACCAACCGCGTGGTGGAACTCGGATCCCACGTCATCATCTGACAGGGAGCGGGGAGGGCCGGCATCCACCGCTTCCCCGCATTTCCAGTCTCGCCCACGTTTTCACCTTCCGCCATTAAACGCGCATTAACCATGACGCTCTTATGGTTAATGCAATGAGGACGCGGAATGCTGCTGTCGGCACATGCCCGTCATGCAGGCCATTGCGCTCCTCTACGAAGGGCCGAACTTGATCCGTGCGCATGCCGGTCCGGCTCCCTTAAAAGTCAAGTCTGGCAGGCGCACGCGCCGGCATTCGCCGGCCGCTGACCCTGTGCAAGCGTAGCTCGCGTCGGAGTATGGTGGTTTGCGTAAGCGTGGCGTTCGTATAGCGGGATTCTGGCTTCCGCCGCTCAACTGGAAGGCACCCCTGGCCCTCGGCCTTGGCCTCTTTGCAGCATTCCCGACGGATTTGGCCCACTCGGACCTGGCGGCCTTCCTTGCCGGTATCAACCGGCGCGGCGGCAATCAGGAAATGGTGATGACGCCATCACCCGCAGGGTCGATCCACGAGGTCGAAATCGCCTTCAACGATCCGATCACCACCGGCGCGCTCGATGACGGCGCGGGCATAAGCCTTCCGGGCGGCGCCGAGGCGGCGTTGAGAAACGAGCAGAAGGGCAAGGGTGGCGTGCCGGACGAAGACCGGGTGACACGCGGAAAGAAGAAGGGGCGTATCGTCGCCGTTACGCCCGTCATGCCGCCCAAGGACTTTTCGGCCGGCTCGGTGCTGGAGCGTACCAGCTCCCTGTTGACCCCCACCTTCGACGGCAAGGAGCGGATGACCTTCACCGACCCCAAGATCAAGGGCAAGGAAATCGCGATCGCCACCGCCTTCTACAAGAAGAAGCCGATTGCACGCGA contains:
- a CDS encoding LuxR family transcriptional regulator — protein: MMEADETSAGSNSDVLDVGSEIARLETQFDIVRYMRRKCEEFGLKYFNAFTLPGFEVEKLSAHSIVSNWPQEISAKYDALRMVRHSASIRRLRETTVPFSYDMFEWVGESSLTSEFGELQAVLERHGMMAGHFFPVHDAFGNRGAVVWCGESPELDFDDRLVLQMISIHIFNRLAEIGAAWKTGQVVLTEREIQCLGWTAAGKTSLEIAEILGLSEHTVNHYLNQVTRKLEAVNRTQAVVKAIRRGLIT
- a CDS encoding SDR family oxidoreductase; this encodes MLITGGATGIGANLVEAFARQGARVGFIDIAEEEGRALAEHLAPEVAHRPFFAKADIRHIDQLRSAISSAAEATAGVSVLVNNAARDDRHDLETVTPEYWDENQAVNLRHHFFAAQAVLPYMRAAGGGSIVTFSSIAFMLNMGELPAYATAKAAIIGLTKSLAGRLGPENIRVNAILPGMVLTERQRRLWIDEAAIASMLEQQCLKRALVPEDMVGPCLFLASSASAGMTAQSIVVDGGVL
- a CDS encoding magnesium transporter CorA family protein; the protein is MITVFRSNGEARTLSLPSVEEAPPSLDGAVWIDLLSPTREEEDFVERLLSIDVPTREDLKDIEPSSRLFTENGAVYMTASLVWKADSELPELTDVAFILVGDHLVTIRYAEPKSFGLFKAAMHRIPGGCVSGPVMITRLLETIVDRTAEILERSATEGDALSRQVFGDKQQVTRRPQRYLEDRLMAVAGHQRLVALTQNSLMTLLRLVGYLRTVPALQQDKESRELCRSVSRDLQSLSEHASFIGGNTTFLLDASLGLINLEQNAIIKIFSIASVVLLPPTLIASIYGMNFDHMPELHSTYAYPVSLVAMVVSAVIPFFFFRWKGWL
- a CDS encoding potassium transporter Kup codes for the protein MLSLGSVGVVYGDIGTSPLYAFREALRPVAEGGVTHEEVIGLISLMIWTLTVIVTLKYVLFLLRADNQGEGGTLSLLALLMKTGSRHASLLFVMGIAGAALFLGDAMITPALSVLSAVEGLKLVTPELSDYVVPISVLILVVLFAVQSLGTAAVSKFFGPITAIWFIVMGGIGIYHVQDDLSILAAFNPLHAVLFMFDEGYIGLVVLGAVFLTVTGAEALYADLGHFGRRPIQWAWFCLVFPALTLNYLGQGALVLKHPEAASDPFFLMFPKWALLPAVILATASTIIASQAVITGAFSLTRQAIHLGFLPRMEIFHTSETQTGQIYLPMVNALILFGVMVLVFMFGSSEGLATAYGISVTGAMVVTTVMAFEFLRVRWRWSVLWALSVLLPLLALEFTFLAANLLKIHDGGYVPVIIAGAAMVVMWTWTRGTKILREKTRRIEVPLASFVKSIERKSEHAPVTVNGTAIFLTSDPDFAPAALMHNIKHNHVLHEQNFILTVRTSNTPKVSPAERCVTRKISDRFSCIELHFGFMETQNVSQSLALFRKCGVKFDIMSTSFYLGRRKLVPDAQSGMPRWQDRLYISLANAATDPSDYFRLPTNRVVELGSHVII
- a CDS encoding Mrp/NBP35 family ATP-binding protein translates to MPEVTKEQVLEKLRTVRGPDMEGNIVDLGLVSDVFLSDGKAYFSITVPAERAKALDPMRAAAEKVVREIPGIKGAMVALTADKRAASGAAAPAARAETAAPPAGQPPHAHGHAAPPKAKSGIPGVGAIIAVASGKGGVGKSTTAVNLALSLKANGLRVGILDADIYGPSMPRLLKISGRPQQIEGRLIRPMENYGIKVMSMGFLVDEEVAMIWRGPMIQSALLQMLREVAWGELDVLVVDMPPGTGDAQLTMAQQVPLAGAVIVSTPQDLALIDARKGLNMFNKVEVPVLGIIENMSYFIAPDTGNRYDIFGHGGARKEAEKIGVPFLGEVPLTMDIRETSDLGTPVVVSNPDGAAAQTYREIGRRVWQQLEETRRSVSREAPQIIFE
- a CDS encoding 2-dehydro-3-deoxygalactonokinase; this translates as MTTPAYVAVDWGTSSFRLWLMASDGTVIAERRSGEGMTTAATAGFAKVLDAHLDAAGAPSGLPVIICGMAGARQGWTEAGYIDTPAALASIPAAAVSVPGTSADIRILPGLAQRGASPDVMRGEETQLLGALDGLGGGRHLVCMPGTHSKWVRVEGDSVSGFSTFMTGEIFDALSKHTILSHSVADGGAVDGTGSAFRDAVSAVRADPALFTSRLFAVRAGQLLDKLANADAKARLSGTLIGVELAGALGTMPAGTPIALVASGSLGALYESAFEVFGIKPAIIDADQAVRIGLAAAARSIWSI
- a CDS encoding IclR family transcriptional regulator, which gives rise to MEVGPEIDAQNEARGTGTLGKAISVLELVALAERPLRFTDILALAGQPRGTLHRQLSHLVEEGLLELRSDHCYEPGIRMLKLASNAWARNQFRTVAEPHLRVLHGHTGETVHLGVLRGREIIYLDKVESHQAVRMNSQIGNASPVYCTGVGKAALSVLAEEELKTLLATLDFRRYTPNTLCDPAALAADIAEIRKSGYAFDREEHEPGIRCVASPIHAGDRSLVGGISVTGPAYRVSMEMLEDWAPHVQRASRRIMEDMSARLGPQRQINF
- a CDS encoding LuxR family transcriptional regulator — its product is MADRSLEYIHVSPSLWVKRFSEAACEAEIARLLSEITESYGLKCYLLINIPSETSTEFASSVLLTTWPASMLRGYDQAGLIYGSPILNRLRRSTAPFRYEVGRSNGRRRDGKAQIATELFGQHGMQRGAYFPAHSTSGQCGALAFCGDRESLSSREMTELNAIANLAFGKVFDLRAEAASRASLSRREIECLSWASAGKTSVEMSEILGLSEYTVNHYLNRATRKLDAVNRVQAVAKAVRAGLLS